One part of the Cyclobacteriaceae bacterium genome encodes these proteins:
- a CDS encoding sugar MFS transporter encodes MDQKANRYTYSIVIIGVLFFIFGFVTWLNGTLIPFLKLACDLKTDAQALLVTFAFYMAYFFLAIPSSFILTKTGFKKGMALGLLIMAVGALLFIPAANSRSFALFLTGLFVQGMGLSLLQTASNPYISIIGPIESAAKRISIMGICNKVAGALSPVILSAIVLSGAGEIESQINTAVDEQTRFQLMDSLAQRVIMPYVIMAGVLILLAIMIRISSLPEIETESEELSDTSLSKSKTSILQFPHLVLGAICIFVYVGAEVMAGDVIGPYGKALGMSLDETKNFTSYTLWSMVVGYIIGIITIPKYIRQEDALKYSALTGIIFSVLAFFTTGYVSILFIALLGLANSLMWPAIFPLAIDGLGRFTKIGSALLIMGIAGGAIIPQVYGWLIDTDGMAWSSQTAFFWCVLPCYFYILYYSLLGHRSGKTQSI; translated from the coding sequence ATGGATCAAAAGGCCAACCGTTACACGTACTCGATTGTCATAATCGGTGTATTATTTTTCATATTCGGATTTGTTACGTGGCTTAACGGAACGTTAATACCCTTTTTAAAACTGGCCTGCGATTTAAAAACCGATGCCCAGGCGTTGTTGGTAACCTTTGCATTTTATATGGCTTATTTCTTCCTGGCTATTCCGTCATCTTTTATTCTCACCAAAACCGGATTTAAAAAAGGCATGGCATTAGGGCTGCTGATTATGGCCGTTGGCGCACTGCTTTTTATACCTGCAGCAAACAGCCGCAGCTTTGCACTTTTCCTTACCGGGTTATTTGTGCAGGGCATGGGATTGTCCCTGCTTCAAACTGCCTCTAATCCATACATCTCTATTATCGGTCCGATTGAATCGGCAGCAAAACGCATCAGCATTATGGGCATTTGTAATAAGGTGGCCGGAGCGCTTAGTCCGGTTATTCTAAGCGCCATCGTATTGAGCGGAGCAGGTGAAATTGAATCACAAATCAATACAGCGGTTGATGAACAAACCCGATTTCAGTTAATGGATTCATTGGCCCAGCGTGTTATCATGCCGTACGTAATTATGGCCGGTGTGTTGATTTTACTGGCCATTATGATCCGCATATCGTCATTGCCGGAAATTGAAACTGAATCGGAAGAATTATCGGATACCAGTCTTTCAAAAAGCAAAACAAGCATTCTTCAATTCCCGCATCTTGTACTGGGTGCTATTTGCATTTTCGTGTATGTGGGTGCCGAAGTAATGGCCGGTGACGTCATCGGGCCGTACGGGAAAGCACTGGGCATGAGCCTGGATGAAACAAAAAATTTTACCTCGTACACGTTGTGGTCGATGGTGGTGGGGTACATCATTGGTATCATCACCATTCCAAAATACATCAGGCAGGAAGATGCGCTGAAATATTCTGCCCTGACCGGAATAATTTTTTCGGTGCTTGCTTTTTTTACAACAGGCTATGTCAGCATTCTGTTCATAGCGCTGTTGGGTTTGGCCAACTCACTGATGTGGCCCGCTATTTTTCCGTTGGCCATTGATGGGCTCGGAAGGTTTACTAAGATAGGATCAGCGCTTTTGATTATGGGCATTGCCGGTGGGGCTATTATACCCCAGGTGTACGGCTGGTTGATTGATACCGATGGCATGGCATGGAGTTCACAGACTGCGTTCTTCTGGTGCGTGCTTCCGTGTTACTTTTATATTCTGTATTACTCTTTACTTGGTCATCGTAGCGGAAAAACACAATCGATATGA
- a CDS encoding nucleotidyltransferase, translating to MSTSNKLTLLVLAAGMGSRYGGIKQIDGFGPSGETIMDYSLYDAVRAGFTKVVFIVREEILETVKEIFLPKLKDKVEVEFVIQALDTLVPKEFQNAERQKPWGTGHAMLCAKNVIHEPFAVINADDFYGPVAFKNVAKFFNTPDGGAAGGVHTLVGYTLKNVLSDYGSVSRGVGEEDANGYLTSVVERTNVARVDGKIIAKEASGDVELNPEAKTSMNFWGFHPSIFTATERMFHGFLKNNAGNIKAEFFIPLIANELVKSGEGKIKVISGGDIWFGVTYKEDKEEVSRKIRELVDKGEYPQKLW from the coding sequence ATGAGTACTTCCAATAAACTAACACTACTGGTCCTGGCTGCAGGTATGGGCAGTCGCTATGGGGGCATCAAGCAAATTGATGGCTTTGGGCCAAGCGGAGAAACCATTATGGATTACTCCTTATATGATGCGGTGCGCGCTGGGTTTACTAAGGTGGTGTTTATTGTGCGAGAGGAAATACTGGAGACAGTAAAAGAAATTTTTTTACCGAAGCTGAAAGATAAGGTGGAAGTTGAATTTGTGATTCAGGCACTGGACACCCTGGTGCCTAAGGAATTTCAAAATGCGGAACGCCAGAAGCCGTGGGGAACGGGGCATGCCATGCTATGTGCTAAAAATGTTATTCATGAGCCCTTTGCAGTAATTAATGCCGATGATTTTTATGGGCCGGTGGCCTTTAAAAATGTGGCTAAATTTTTCAATACGCCCGATGGTGGCGCAGCAGGAGGCGTGCATACCCTGGTAGGGTATACCTTAAAAAATGTTTTATCCGATTACGGCAGTGTATCCCGCGGTGTGGGTGAGGAGGATGCCAACGGCTACCTGACTTCCGTAGTTGAACGAACCAATGTGGCCCGTGTTGATGGAAAAATTATTGCCAAAGAAGCAAGTGGTGATGTAGAGCTTAACCCCGAAGCAAAAACCTCTATGAACTTCTGGGGATTTCATCCTTCAATTTTTACGGCCACAGAACGGATGTTTCATGGTTTTTTAAAGAACAATGCCGGCAACATCAAAGCTGAATTTTTTATACCCCTGATTGCTAACGAACTGGTGAAATCCGGTGAAGGAAAAATTAAAGTAATTTCCGGAGGAGACATTTGGTTTGGTGTTACCTATAAAGAGGACAAAGAAGAGGTGTCCAGAAAAATCCGGGAACTGGTAGATAAAGGGGAGTATCCTCAGAAGCTTTGGTAG